A single Microbacterium protaetiae DNA region contains:
- a CDS encoding amidohydrolase family protein → MTVVDICIHHLPEDLFTNQKMLNGFLNSAPRGFGEIVRVEKMDNGKHHLVLEKPAGHDNLDYVEGDYSVEAKLAVMDDAGVDYGIMRVPVWQEWLDLETCKAVNDNAAEYCKRSGGRLFFTAAVPPWGGKENIDELKRCIDLGAVGVQLACHYGQLYLDDPVFEPYFREIEKLNIPVIAHHTPLPVEWQSVVDYKNLRREYGRVIDQGIAVGRELFSGMFDRMPNLRMIHTMMGGNWFASTELLTPHASPKKESLQRLDSTSGEKIKSYLENNIFYDMTHPHSWGKTQVEAALKINGADHFMFGSSFPVFYGWMSQGVDFLTNEVEISDADREAVLSGNAKRLFNLPI, encoded by the coding sequence ATGACCGTCGTCGATATCTGCATCCACCACCTGCCGGAAGACCTCTTCACCAACCAGAAGATGCTCAACGGCTTCCTCAACTCCGCGCCGCGCGGCTTCGGCGAGATCGTGCGCGTCGAGAAGATGGACAACGGCAAACATCACCTGGTGCTGGAAAAGCCCGCCGGGCACGACAACCTCGACTACGTCGAGGGCGACTACTCGGTCGAGGCCAAGCTCGCCGTCATGGACGACGCGGGAGTCGACTACGGCATCATGCGCGTGCCGGTGTGGCAGGAGTGGCTCGATCTGGAGACCTGCAAGGCCGTCAACGACAACGCGGCCGAGTACTGCAAGCGCTCGGGCGGCCGACTTTTCTTCACCGCCGCGGTGCCGCCGTGGGGCGGCAAGGAGAACATCGACGAGCTCAAGCGCTGCATCGACCTCGGTGCCGTGGGAGTGCAGCTGGCCTGCCACTACGGCCAGCTCTATCTCGACGACCCGGTGTTCGAGCCCTACTTCCGCGAGATCGAGAAGCTGAACATCCCGGTCATCGCGCACCACACTCCGCTGCCGGTGGAATGGCAGTCGGTCGTCGACTACAAGAATCTGCGCCGTGAGTACGGGCGCGTCATCGACCAGGGCATCGCCGTGGGCCGCGAGCTGTTCAGCGGCATGTTCGACCGGATGCCGAACCTGCGCATGATCCACACCATGATGGGCGGAAACTGGTTCGCCAGCACCGAGTTGCTGACGCCGCACGCGTCTCCGAAGAAGGAGTCGCTGCAGCGCCTCGATTCCACCAGCGGCGAGAAGATCAAGAGCTACCTCGAGAACAACATCTTCTACGACATGACCCACCCGCACTCGTGGGGCAAGACCCAGGTCGAGGCGGCGCTGAAGATCAACGGCGCCGATCACTTCATGTTCGGCTCGTCGTTCCCGGTGTTCTACGGCTGGATGAGCCAGGGCGTGGACTTCCTCACCAACGAGGTCGAGATCAGTGACGCCGACCGCGAGGCGGTGCTCTCGGGCAACG